Proteins encoded in a region of the Vicia villosa cultivar HV-30 ecotype Madison, WI linkage group LG5, Vvil1.0, whole genome shotgun sequence genome:
- the LOC131605799 gene encoding dynamin-related protein 4C-like, whose product MDFAKSSTEATTVNKSSLALVHVDVDQSQPLSVAPIVSSYNEKIRPVLDALENLRRINIAKEGIQLPTIVVVGDQSSGKSSVLESLAGISLPRGQEICTRVPLVMRLQNHSLQQAALVLEYNGKEVPTDEANVSDAINTATEELAGTSKGVSNTPLTLIVKKNGVPDLTMVDLPGITRVPVHGQPDNICDQIKDMIMEYITPPESIILNVISANVDFATCESIRMSQTVDKTGLRTLAVVTKSDTSPEGLLEKVTANDVNIGLGYVCVRNRIGEETYEEARNVEQKLFESHSLLSKIDKSIVGIPVLAQKLVQIQAKVISKTLPAIIKNINEKLAYSLHEMKILPANLSSLADAMSAFLLIVSLSKDSLRKILLIGEFEEYPDEKQMHCTARLVDMLNAFANELQNCDESNATRDFLMDEINVLEEAKCITLPNFMPRTAFLTLLQRKVKGISHMPTNFVDSVWNYLENVVTSVLSRHSANYYQLQVSTRRAAVHLTAKKKENSVRHVMQAVEMEKHTDYTSNPEYLQEYNKLMLHQQVFVNGVLNVNRTSSTVNLEGVGDIEVNHLRNYHINVLTQAFDLKARFISYWKIVLRRLIDVIALHLMLSINELVNVDLQKEICNEVGGSIESLLEESPSISVKREKLSRSVKVLRESKEAVAKIMDKIGV is encoded by the coding sequence ATGGATTTTGCAAAGAGTTCCACAGAGGCTACTACTGTTAACAAATCATCACTTGCATTGGTCCATGTTGATGTTGATCAATCTCAACCTCTATCTGTTGCACCCATTGTATcttcttataatgaaaagatacgTCCAGTTCTTGATGCCCTTGAAAATCTAAGGCGCATCAACATTGCCAAAGAAGGAATACAGCTTCCAACTATTGTTGTTGTTGGAGATCAGTCTTCGGGAAAATCCAGTGTCCTTGAATCTCTTGCTGGTATCAGCTTACCTCGTGGCCAAGAAATCTGCACTAGGGTACCATTGGTTATGCGTCTTCAGAATCACTCACTTCAACAGGCAGCGCTTGTGTTGGAGTATAATGGCAAGGAAGTTCCAACTGATGAAGCAAATGTATCTGATGCTATAAACACAGCTACTGAAGAGCTTGCTGGAACTTCTAAAGGGGTTTCAAACACTCCACTAACTTTGATCGTGAAGAAGAATGGTGTTCCTGATTTAACTATGGTTGATCTTCCAGGTATAACTCGTGTACCCGTTCATGGTCAACCTGATAACATATGTGATCAAATTAAGGATATGATTATGGAGTATATAACTCCACCAGAAAGCATTATCTTGAATGTTATTTCTGCTAATGTTGATTTTGCTACTTGTGAGTCCATTAGGATGTCACAAACTGTTGATAAAACCGGTTTGAGAACTCTTGCTGTTGTGACAAAATCTGATACATCTCCTGAAGGTTTGTTGGAGAAGGTTACTGCCAATGATGTGAATATAGGTCTTGGCTATGTTTGTGTAAGAAATAGGATTGGAGAGGAGACATATGAAGAGGCCAGAAATGTAGAACAGAAGCTGTTTGAGTCTCATTCACTTCTGTCCAAAATAGACAAGTCTATTGTTGGAATTCCAGTATTGGCTCAAAAGCTTGTTCAGATTCAAGCTAAGGTAATTTCGAAAACTTTGCCTGCAATCATTAAGAACATCAATGAGAAGCTTGCTTATAGTTTACATGAGATGAAAATTTTGCCTGCTAATTTGTCTTCTTTGGCTGATGCAATGTCTGCTTTCTTGCTAATTgtttctctttcaaaagattctCTTAGAAAGATTCTTCTGATAGGTGAATTTGAGGAATATCCTGATGAGAAACAAATGCACTGTACTGCTCGGTTAGTCGATATGCTGAATGCATTTGCAAATGAGCTTCAAAACTGTGATGAAAGTAATGCTACCAGAGATTTTCTTATGGATGAGATCAATGTTCTTGAAGAAGCCAAGTGTATTACTCTTCCAAATTTCATGCCAAGAACTGCTTTTCTGACATTACTTCAGAGAAAAGTAAAGGGCATTTCTCATATGCCAACAAATTTTGTTGATAGTGTTTGGAACTATCTGGAAAATGTTGTAACTTCAGTTCTGAGTCGCCACTCTGCAAACTATTACCAGTTGCAGGTCTCTACTCGTCGAGCCGCGGTGCATCTTACTGCTAAGAAGAAGGAGAATTCCGTTAGACATGTGATGCAAGCTGTTGAGATGGAGAAGCACACAGATTACACTAGTAATCCAGAGTACTTGCAGGAGTATAACAAGCTGATGTTGCATCAACAAGTATTTGTGAATGGAGTTTTGAATGTTAATCGAACATCAAGCACTGTGAATCTTGAAGGGGTAGGTGACATTGAAGTTAATCATCTGAGAAACTATCATATTAATGTTTTGACACAGGCCTTTGACTTGAAAGCAAGGTTTATTTCCTATTGGAAGATTGTGCTGAGGAGGCTCATCGATGTTATTGCTTTACATTTGATGCTTAGCATCAATGAACTTGTGAATGTGGATTTGCAGAAGGAGATATGTAATGAAGTTGGTGGCAGTATTGAGAGCCTACTTGAGGAGTCTCCTTCTATTTCTGTGAAAAGAGAAAAACTTAGCAGGAGTGTTAAAGTTCTGAGGGAAAGCAAGGAGGCTGTGGCAAAAATTATGGACAAGATTGGAGTCTAA
- the LOC131605800 gene encoding dynamin-related protein 4C-like yields MNFDFTTCESIRMSQSVDKTGLRTLAVVTKADRSPDGLLEKVTADDVSIGLGYVCVRNRIGDESYEEARVEEQKLFESHALLSKIDKSIVGIPVLAQKLVHVQAMIISKTLPDIVKKINDKLDNSLKELEVLPANLSSSADAMSAFMQIVSLSRDSLRKILLTGDFEEYPDESQMHCTARLVDMLNSYASELQNCPESNATRDFLKDEIKVLEEAKFISLPNFMPRTAFRTLLQRKVRGISHMPTNFVDSVWSYMETVVISVLNRHSANYYQLQVSTRRAAEHLIAKKKKSSLQHVIKVLEMENHTDYTCNPEYLQEYNKLMSEREEFLEEVLDDDNIIFKMNLKGVGGINFYHLRNYDINVLSQAFDLKARLIAYWKIVLRRLIDVIALHLMLSINELVNVDLQKEICNEVGGSIESLLEESPSISGKREKLSRSVKVLRESKETVAKIMDSIGVYGDK; encoded by the coding sequence ATGAATTTTGATTTTACAACCTGCGAGTCTATTAGGATGTCACAATCTGTTGATAAAACTGGTTTGAGAACTTTGGCTGTTGTTACAAAAGCTGACAGATCTCCTGACGGTTTATTGGAGAAGGTTACTGCAGATGATGTTAGCATAGGTCTTGGTTATGTTTGCGTAAGGAATCGAATTGGCGACGAGTCTTATGAAGAGGCCAGAGTTGAAGAGCAGAAGCTGTTTGAGTCTCATGCACTGCTTTCCAAAATAGACAAGTCTATTGTTGGAATTCCTGTTCTTGCTCAGAAACTTGTTCATGTCCAAGCTATGATTATATCGAAAACATTGCCGGATATTGTAAAGAAGATTAATGATAAGCTTGATAATAGTTTAAAGGAGTTGGAAGTTTTGCCTGCTAATCTGTCTTCTTCGGCTGATGCTATGTCTGCTTTTATGCAaattgtttctctttcaagagaTTCTCTTAGAAAGATTCTTTTGACAGGTGACTTTGAAGAATATCCTGATGAAAGCCAAATGCATTGCACTGCTCGGTTAGTCGATATGCTCAATTCATATGCAAGTGAGCTTCAAAACTGTCCTGAAAGTAATGCTACCAGAGATTTTCTTAAGGATGAGATCAAAGTTCTTGAGGAAGCCAAGTTTATTAGTCTTCCGAATTTCATGCCAAGAACTGCATTTCGTACATTACTTCAGAGGAAAGTAAGGGGTATTTCGCATATGCCAACTAATTTTGTTGACAGTGTTTGGAGTTATatggaaactgttgttatatCGGTTTTGAATCGTCACTCTGCAAACTATTACCAGTTGCAGGTTTCTACACGTCGGGCTGCAGAGCATCTTATTGCTAAGAAGAAGAAGAGCTCCCTTCAACATGTGATCAAAGTTCTTGAGATGGAAAATCACACAGACTACACTTGTAATCCAGAGTACTTGCAGGAATATAACAAGTTGATGTCAGAGAGAGAAGAATTTTTGGAGGAAGTTTTGGatgatgataacataatttttaaaatgaatcTTAAAGGGGTTGGTGGCATAAATTTTTATCATCTTAGAAACTATGATATTAATGTTTTGAGTCAGGCCTTTGACTTGAAAGCAAGATTAATTGCCTATTGGAAGATTGTGCTGAGGAGGCTCATTGATGTTATTGCTTTGCATTTGATGCTTAGCATCAATGAACTTGTGAATGTGGATTTGCAGAAGGAGATATGTAATGAAGTTGGTGGCAGTATTGAGAGCCTACTTGAGGAATCTCCATCTATTTCTGGCAAGAGAGAAAAGCTAAGCAGGAGTGTGAAAGTTCTGAGGGAAAGCAAAGAGACTGTGGCTAAAATTATGGACAGCATTGGAGTATATGGTGATAAGTGA